A region of Paenibacillus sp. JNUCC-31 DNA encodes the following proteins:
- a CDS encoding phosphate ABC transporter substrate-binding protein — MKKWIKPFTAMLMAVSLIGGLGGATTASAAKSTEKGKIVINGSSALLPLTLQAASEFKKDNPKVKISASAAGSITGPQSVRKGIADIGAVDWDASKDVPGFKKFDGMVANPVAVTVFTAVVNTNVGVSNLTTKQLQDIFSGKVTNWKEVGGSDANIVVVNRKFGSGTRVNFQQKALDGKDFMSKGDNYKEVGSSGDMKTTIETTPNAIGYIDLPYVTSKMKAVSINGVAPTEKNVLNKTYKVWGIGYYMTKGQPTGATKAFIDYIQSSKFQNGSLKKLKFIPLAAVK, encoded by the coding sequence ATGAAAAAATGGATCAAACCCTTCACAGCCATGCTGATGGCTGTATCCCTAATTGGTGGACTTGGAGGAGCAACGACGGCATCGGCTGCCAAAAGCACAGAGAAAGGAAAAATTGTCATCAACGGTTCCTCGGCATTGCTTCCGCTGACACTTCAAGCTGCAAGTGAATTCAAGAAAGACAACCCCAAAGTTAAAATCTCGGCTTCCGCGGCGGGTTCCATTACAGGACCACAATCCGTTCGTAAAGGTATTGCGGACATTGGTGCGGTGGACTGGGATGCTTCCAAGGATGTACCAGGATTTAAGAAATTTGACGGCATGGTAGCCAATCCGGTAGCTGTCACGGTATTCACCGCTGTAGTGAATACGAACGTGGGTGTCAGCAATCTGACAACGAAACAACTGCAGGACATCTTCTCCGGCAAAGTGACCAACTGGAAGGAAGTCGGCGGATCGGATGCGAACATCGTTGTAGTTAATCGTAAGTTTGGTTCTGGCACACGGGTTAACTTTCAACAAAAAGCCTTGGACGGCAAGGATTTCATGAGCAAAGGAGACAACTATAAAGAGGTTGGTTCCAGCGGTGACATGAAAACAACGATTGAAACAACACCAAATGCAATCGGTTATATTGACCTTCCTTATGTGACTAGCAAAATGAAGGCTGTATCGATCAATGGCGTAGCACCAACGGAGAAAAACGTCCTGAACAAAACGTACAAAGTATGGGGTATCGGATATTACATGACGAAAGGTCAACCTACGGGAGCAACCAAAGCGTTCATCGATTATATCCAAAGCAGCAAGTTCCAGAACGGTTCCCTGAAAAAGCTGAAATTCATTCCGCTTGCTGCCGTTAAATAA